The genomic DNA aaacaaaaaaccgcaAACATTGAACAAAGATGGAAGGGAAGAAAGGAACGGGCATAATTCACTAATTGTTTGCCCTCTGGTTTTCAATTTCAGGTGGCCATAAAGATCATCGACAAGACATGCCTCAACGAAGAGTATCTGAGCAAGACGTTCCGGGAGATCTCCATACTAAAATCACTGCGGCATCCGCACATCACGCGTCTGTACGAGGTGATGGAGTCGCAGTCGATGATCTACCTGGTGACTGAGTATGCGCCCAATGGGGAGATCTTTGACCATCTTGTGGCCAATGGACGGATGAAGGAGCCGGAGGCGGCACGCGTCTTCACGCAGCTCATTTCGGCGGTCAACTATTGCCACCTACGTGGGGTGGTGCATCGCGATCTCAAGGCCGAGAATGTTCTGCTCGACAAGGACATGAACATCAAGGTGAGCAAAACACCCCTCAGCCCTACCTTTGGATTGGTTGACTCATTCTCTGTCTTTCCAGCTCGCTGACTTTGGCTTCAGTAATCACTACGAGGAGGGTGCCACACTGCGAACCTGGTGCGGATCCCCGCCCTATGCCGCCCCCGAGGTATTCCAAGGCCTCGAGTACGACGGACCCAAGTCGGACATCTGGAGCCTGGGCGTTGTCCTGTACGCCCTAGTCTGCGGTGCCCTGCCCTTCGATGGGAAGACCATACTGGAGCTTAAGAGTCGGGTGGTGCTGGGAAAGTTCCGCATACCCTTCTTCATGTCACAGGGTGAGATAAAGAGACCCAGCCACTTGTTCATCCAATTAGTTATAGCTGTAATCCGCTGTAATCCTGTACAGAATGCGAGCACCTCATCCGCAATATGCTGGTGGTGGAACCGGATCGTCGCTACACCATCAGGCAGATCATCAAGCATCGGTGGCTCAGCGAGTGGCAGTCCGAACTGCATGAGGAGGAGGGCACAGCGCTTCCCTTTGCCGGAGGCTCCATGTCCAACTCCGCATCGAGCTCTTCGCTGAGCAGCGTGGTCGACTCCTCGCCGCCGCAGCTGGACTCGGTGGTGATGACGcacatgctgcagctgcccggCCTGACCGCGGATATGATCGCCCAGTCGGTGCACGAGCAGCGCTTCGACAACATCTATGCCATATAcaatctgctgctggacaggctgcagcagaagcgacGCGAAAACCAAAGACTGCAGCACCACGCCAGCCTCGCCTACTCGAGGTCCCGCAAGACGAGCATCACGACGGGCGTGGTGGACCGGTCGGTGGAGCCCATTAAGCAGGAATCCCTCGAACGCCTCAGTCCGCTGAGCAGTGCGAatgcctcctccagctcggccCTGGGCTTTGGCTGGACCGACGTAGCCGTTGATCTGGAGAAGTTCGGCGACTTTGAACTCGAATGCCTGGCACGACCCAATGAGGTAGGTTCTCATCTGTTCCCAGATAGGTTtattaaataacaattaactTTAAACTTTATTCCGCAGCCTCCTGTAAACCAACATCATTTGTGTGCCAACACAGTCGTAAACGGGGCGAACACACGACGCCACACCGTGGGACCAGGGGATGTGGCCCACGAGCAGGCCCTGGCTAATCCGCACGTGCAGCCCATCGACTTTAAGTGCCCTCCGCAATGCAACGATCCCGCTCAGGCCGTGCCCTACTATCCCATGAATCTGCCCATGCTGCAGAACCAGCCGCTGCACAACCTCACCATCAAGGATCAGCATCTGCTGAAGCCACCTGTCGTTATGGGTGCCAGTAAGTCCAAGCACCCATCGCCTTGATATTCATCTTGATACAATCTGTTCTGAAATTTCTAGGTTCCTTTGGACGTCGCGCTTCGGATGGCGGTGCCAATCTGCACATATATTACCCTGCCAGTGGCACTGTCGGAGGTCCAGCACAGGGCCAGCAAATGGACACGGCCGGATACTACATTAATCCAAATTGTGGCCCAGATCCCGGTATACCACAGGAGCTGTCACCGCTCAGCGAGCAAGCAACGGTTCAGATGCATTGCTGCCCAGAGAACGCCACGAATGACTGCAACGAGGAGCTCCAAAGGTGCGTTATAACTCTCTTCCCTTGGTGTATGATTTGGCAGTGCCTAACGAGTTGTCTTTCTTACCCCACACTCACAGCTACATGCAGAAGCGTGGCGGTGTCAAGCGTCATACCGTGGGCTGCACTGATGATCTCTCTGTGACGCATGGCCCCGGCACGGGCCAAGGCTCCTCCCAGGCACCAGCATCCTCCACGAACATGCGACAACGACGAACGGGTCTGCTCACGGTCACCGAGCGACCGCCAGGTGCGTAAATGGAGATAGGATGGAGATTTAGAGTAGAACAAGGCAAAATGTGCTCTAATCAGAACTTCCCttgaaaaaatgcacaaaataagTGAagaatacatttaaaaatccATAGGTAGCTGGCATGGCTCTAAAGTTGTtcttaattttatatttaatggcagccttttcgtatattttaattatttaattaatagtttttattattttattattaattttatggTTTAATATTCTTTTTCCTCTCCCCTTTTCGTTTTATGTAAacattttatggtttttgttgcatttgatttgaattttgtatCGCCTGCTactgcacaacaacaacaaaaccacttactgctgcctccgctgctgctgctactcctgctcctgctgtcgctgtcgctgcttgaCTGATACCcgcccaaaccccaaaaacactGATCGATCGATAGTGATTCATCCCGAGCTAATACGCGAGGTCGAGTCTCGCATGAATCGCGACTATCTGCCGCCCACACTCAAATCTCTCAGTCAATCCCCGCCGAGCGGCAACTATGGAGTtggcctggccatggccaagggCGTCTCCCCGCCGCATTCCCTGCCACTGGTGGCATCCGCAGGCGGCTCGGTGCCCTTGGTTGCGGCCAACAATCGTCGCATCCATCGCGTTGTCCACTCGAAGCTGCCCACCGTGCAGGAGGGTGGTAAGTCTTATgatttctttatctttttttcCGGTCAGGATACCGTAccataaaagagagagagggaaccaCACACTATTCGCCTGGATTGTATTTCGTGTGGCTCATgatttgtttcccttttttccttGTCTTCTATTCCgttccattgctgctgctcttgccaTTTAGCGACAATAGGACGCTACAGTCCGGTGCGTCGGGCCTCGGAGGGATCGAAGAGCCAGTTCCAAGGGCCGCTCCAGGAATGCCAATCCCTGCAGAAAGGTATTGCACAGAGAAACTTTTTGGTTGCACCCAGTCCGCCGCTTTTAGAAAATTCGATCAGTCTGCCaggtaagagagagagaaacgagaACAAAATTCGCTCGCGCCCAGCTTTGAGCTCCCGCCCCACAAAGTTGCACTTTGATTGGAGTCCCTGACTAATTCTTGACTCGTTGTCCCCGACTCCCTAGGTTCACCCATACATGGGAAGCCAGGAATGGGCCTGCAACTGGCTTTGAGGCGTGGCCATGACATTGCCATTCCG from Drosophila subobscura isolate 14011-0131.10 chromosome E, UCBerk_Dsub_1.0, whole genome shotgun sequence includes the following:
- the LOC117892575 gene encoding uncharacterized protein LOC117892575 isoform X1 encodes the protein MASTPTQAAPTVAVAAAAVSTPQNYKVPSTSKISVDKLLRVGYYELEKTIGKGNFAVVKLATNIVTKTKVAIKIIDKTCLNEEYLSKTFREISILKSLRHPHITRLYEVMESQSMIYLVTEYAPNGEIFDHLVANGRMKEPEAARVFTQLISAVNYCHLRGVVHRDLKAENVLLDKDMNIKLADFGFSNHYEEGATLRTWCGSPPYAAPEVFQGLEYDGPKSDIWSLGVVLYALVCGALPFDGKTILELKSRVVLGKFRIPFFMSQECEHLIRNMLVVEPDRRYTIRQIIKHRWLSEWQSELHEEEGTALPFAGGSMSNSASSSSLSSVVDSSPPQLDSVVMTHMLQLPGLTADMIAQSVHEQRFDNIYAIYNLLLDRLQQKRRENQRLQHHASLAYSRSRKTSITTGVVDRSVEPIKQESLERLSPLSSANASSSSALGFGWTDVAVDLEKFGDFELECLARPNEPPVNQHHLCANTVVNGANTRRHTVGPGDVAHEQALANPHVQPIDFKCPPQCNDPAQAVPYYPMNLPMLQNQPLHNLTIKDQHLLKPPVVMGASSFGRRASDGGANLHIYYPASGTVGGPAQGQQMDTAGYYINPNCGPDPGIPQELSPLSEQATVQMHCCPENATNDCNEELQSYMQKRGGVKRHTVGCTDDLSVTHGPGTGQGSSQAPASSTNMRQRRTGLLTVTERPPVIHPELIREVESRMNRDYLPPTLKSLSQSPPSGNYGVGLAMAKGVSPPHSLPLVASAGGSVPLVAANNRRIHRVVHSKLPTVQEGATIGRYSPVRRASEGSKSQFQGPLQECQSLQKGIAQRNFLVAPSPPLLENSISLPGSPIHGKPGMGLQLALRRGHDIAIPPDAIKGLLPALDRLVKEQRVSYEIANKIISTHVVPLDLAPLLGLSAHAHASAAAVSGGHLDQSHLLHHQQLQQQQFQPMHSFSVSPISMPHAAVVNASLTSAKQMFGQPMGGYPQYPPALTLPLQPQHQLVGQFSSINLGASNSNSSSGCQSPVYSNSSFSGSCSPNPYLPCVPAVLSPVCSAGGPSSPMHQITKGISVLTTGSGIGGSGGGSITRGTSAASEGAAAAAAANQPLDLSMDVCGGVQVEQPSDYATPNWFIPTALYYDLKPLNLSPAQPVRVVPTPPASPNLCIIQEENGNGQMCHTITTGMPYAGCTGGITPQICLTDVQGSEITLVALSSDNSRDSEDSLEPHTPVMSLQGLIITEPSSDMPSITRGIGRKASLDCEPSSNHVTATSSSAHAEAQCRRGSDKSLGFSDDSLSNDSNNLSPCQEPSASSGFKSDSHSEMGDHTECGHLTPDSMCDSRRMSDEMCYEVPLPHECSNLDSTRILEMVKQTIDSTMPPKGFVLHKGSISSEDSGAESRHSSASNASSSNPACEPSGHPLASASGYSEPTTNLSLEYSGGLQIELQVCEGRSRDHHGAGKGIKLRRISGDQFEYGKICQQLISTITMQQVAG
- the LOC117892575 gene encoding uncharacterized protein LOC117892575 isoform X3; translation: MASTPTQAAPTVAVAAAAVSTPQNYKVPSTSKISVDKLLRVGYYELEKTIGKGNFAVVKLATNIVTKTKVAIKIIDKTCLNEEYLSKTFREISILKSLRHPHITRLYEVMESQSMIYLVTEYAPNGEIFDHLVANGRMKEPEAARVFTQLISAVNYCHLRGVVHRDLKAENVLLDKDMNIKLADFGFSNHYEEGATLRTWCGSPPYAAPEVFQGLEYDGPKSDIWSLGVVLYALVCGALPFDGKTILELKSRVVLGKFRIPFFMSQECEHLIRNMLVVEPDRRYTIRQIIKHRWLSEWQSELHEEEGTALPFAGGSMSNSASSSSLSSVVDSSPPQLDSVVMTHMLQLPGLTADMIAQSVHEQRFDNIYAIYNLLLDRLQQKRRENQRLQHHASLAYSRSRKTSITTGVVDRSVEPIKQESLERLSPLSSANASSSSALGFGWTDVAVDLEKFGDFELECLARPNEPPVNQHHLCANTVVNGANTRRHTVGPGDVAHEQALANPHVQPIDFKCPPQCNDPAQAVPYYPMNLPMLQNQPLHNLTIKDQHLLKPPVVMGASSFGRRASDGGANLHIYYPASGTVGGPAQGQQMDTAGYYINPNCGPDPGIPQELSPLSEQATVQMHCCPENATNDCNEELQSYMQKRGGVKRHTVGCTDDLSVTHGPGTGQGSSQAPASSTNMRQRRTGLLTVTERPPGRYSPVRRASEGSKSQFQGPLQECQSLQKGIAQRNFLVAPSPPLLENSISLPGSPIHGKPGMGLQLALRRGHDIAIPPDAIKGLLPALDRLVKEQRVSYEIANKIISTHVVPLDLAPLLGLSAHAHASAAAVSGGHLDQSHLLHHQQLQQQQFQPMHSFSVSPISMPHAAVVNASLTSAKQMFGQPMGGYPQYPPALTLPLQPQHQLVGQFSSINLGASNSNSSSGCQSPVYSNSSFSGSCSPNPYLPCVPAVLSPVCSAGGPSSPMHQITKGISVLTTGSGIGGSGGGSITRGTSAASEGAAAAAAANQPLDLSMDVCGGVQVEQPSDYATPNWFIPTALYYDLKPLNLSPAQPVRVVPTPPASPNLCIIQEENGNGQMCHTITTGMPYAGCTGGITPQICLTDVQGSEITLVALSSDNSRDSEDSLEPHTPVMSLQGLIITEPSSDMPSITRGIGRKASLDCEPSSNHVTATSSSAHAEAQCRRGSDKSLGFSDDSLSNDSNNLSPCQEPSASSGFKSDSHSEMGDHTECGHLTPDSMCDSRRMSDEMCYEVPLPHECSNLDSTRILEMVKQTIDSTMPPKGFVLHKGSISSEDSGAESRHSSASNASSSNPACEPSGHPLASASGYSEPTTNLSLEYSGGLQIELQVCEGRSRDHHGAGKGIKLRRISGDQFEYGKICQQLISTITMQQVAG
- the LOC117892575 gene encoding uncharacterized protein LOC117892575 isoform X2, with translation MASTPTQAAPTVAVAAAAVSTPQNYKVPSTSKISVDKLLRVGYYELEKTIGKGNFAVVKLATNIVTKTKVAIKIIDKTCLNEEYLSKTFREISILKSLRHPHITRLYEVMESQSMIYLVTEYAPNGEIFDHLVANGRMKEPEAARVFTQLISAVNYCHLRGVVHRDLKAENVLLDKDMNIKLADFGFSNHYEEGATLRTWCGSPPYAAPEVFQGLEYDGPKSDIWSLGVVLYALVCGALPFDGKTILELKSRVVLGKFRIPFFMSQECEHLIRNMLVVEPDRRYTIRQIIKHRWLSEWQSELHEEEGTALPFAGGSMSNSASSSSLSSVVDSSPPQLDSVVMTHMLQLPGLTADMIAQSVHEQRFDNIYAIYNLLLDRLQQKRRENQRLQHHASLAYSRSRKTSITTGVVDRSVEPIKQESLERLSPLSSANASSSSALGFGWTDVAVDLEKFGDFELECLARPNEPPVNQHHLCANTVVNGANTRRHTVGPGDVAHEQALANPHVQPIDFKCPPQCNDPAQAVPYYPMNLPMLQNQPLHNLTIKDQHLLKPPVVMGASSFGRRASDGGANLHIYYPASGTVGGPAQGQQMDTAGYYINPNCGPDPGIPQELSPLSEQATVQMHCCPENATNDCNEELQSYMQKRGGVKRHTVGCTDDLSVTHGPGTGQGSSQAPASSTNMRQRRTGLLTVTERPPVIHPELIREVESRMNRDYLPPTLKSLSQSPPSGNYGVGLAMAKGVSPPHSLPLVASAGGSVPLVAANNRRIHRVVHSKLPTVQEGGRYSPVRRASEGSKSQFQGPLQECQSLQKGIAQRNFLVAPSPPLLENSISLPGSPIHGKPGMGLQLALRRGHDIAIPPDAIKGLLPALDRLVKEQRVSYEIANKIISTHVVPLDLAPLLGLSAHAHASAAAVSGGHLDQSHLLHHQQLQQQQFQPMHSFSVSPISMPHAAVVNASLTSAKQMFGQPMGGYPQYPPALTLPLQPQHQLVGQFSSINLGASNSNSSSGCQSPVYSNSSFSGSCSPNPYLPCVPAVLSPVCSAGGPSSPMHQITKGISVLTTGSGIGGSGGGSITRGTSAASEGAAAAAAANQPLDLSMDVCGGVQVEQPSDYATPNWFIPTALYYDLKPLNLSPAQPVRVVPTPPASPNLCIIQEENGNGQMCHTITTGMPYAGCTGGITPQICLTDVQGSEITLVALSSDNSRDSEDSLEPHTPVMSLQGLIITEPSSDMPSITRGIGRKASLDCEPSSNHVTATSSSAHAEAQCRRGSDKSLGFSDDSLSNDSNNLSPCQEPSASSGFKSDSHSEMGDHTECGHLTPDSMCDSRRMSDEMCYEVPLPHECSNLDSTRILEMVKQTIDSTMPPKGFVLHKGSISSEDSGAESRHSSASNASSSNPACEPSGHPLASASGYSEPTTNLSLEYSGGLQIELQVCEGRSRDHHGAGKGIKLRRISGDQFEYGKICQQLISTITMQQVAG